The genomic window TCTTCAATGCAGTTTCTAAGAATCTTGCTCTAACGCCCCCTCCAGCTCCACAACACATTTGATAATCTTTATAATAAATTGGTTTAGCTCCTGTAGCTGAAACAATGTCTTCTAATATTCTTGGTCTTTCTGAAGAATCTAGTTTTTTAATTTCACTAGGCTTTAAAAAGTGACATCCATAGTGAATAGCTACATTTAGCTTATCTAAAGGTCTAACTACACAGTTTTTTATTTTATCTACCCCTATATCATTATATATCAACTCTGCAAAGTGTCTAACTTTAACATTTCCTTTATATTCTTTTCCTATTTTAGATAATTTTTCATTAACAAAGTCTAAAGCTTCTTTATTCTCATGTAATATATGGGCTGCCTCATATAAAGTACCATAACATCCATTACATACAGTAACTATATCACAACCCATTTCTTCAGCTATAGCCAAATTTCTTGCTGCTATTGTTAGCCAAGTCTTTAGATCAAATGAACCAAAAACTCCTGGAGCTGGACAGCATGATGCTCCAGGCATGTACTCTAAATCAACACCTAAAGCCTTCATTACTTTAAATGTTGCTTTCTCTATTCCTGGATACCTATGTGGCATTATACAACCTAAAAAGAAAGCATATTTCATTGTATCACCTTATTCACATAAATCCATTTTTTCCCAATCAAATTTAATTAGTTTATCAAAGTTTAACTCTTTTATTAATGTTCTAACTTCTTCTAAATCCTTTTTACTGAATTGAGCTGTTGGAGATTCAGGAGGTAAACCTAGCTTTCTTCTCAACTCTACTATCTCTTTATTAGCAGGAACTGCATGACCAAATTTAACCACATATGAAGCAGTCTTTCTATGAGCTAAAGCCATATTTCCTTTTTTAGAAGCTAGATTTCTTAATATCTTAATCACATCAGTTATCTTAACTTCTCTAGGACATCTTTCATGGCAAGTATAGCATGTTGTACAGTACCACATATCATCGCAGTCTAAAACATCTTCTAAACCACACTGAGCTTTTCTTATCATCTTTCTAGTTCTATATGCTGTTAACCTTCCACTAGGACATGAACCTGTACAAGTTCCACACTGATAGCAGGCATTTATAGACTTTCCTACATGCTCTCCAAAAACTAATTTACCCTCTTCAGCAACAATATTTACAAAATTTTTATTTAATTTATCTGTTCTAATAACCATAGTTGATCACCTACCATAAATATAATTACACTAACTAAGTTTATATTATTATAACCTTAAAGCTATGGTATTATACAGTTGTATAATAGTCTGTGAATAGATATTTTAAGAAACTTTTAAATATTTGATAATAGGATAGTTCTATAAAATAAAATCAAAAGAGAATTATCATATTAAGTTGTTCTATTGTTCAAACTCTTTTAATCACCAAGTAGTTGGCTGTTTTAATAATTTTTAAATGAAGTTTGAATGTAATCAAAAGATTTATAGGTAGCTTTGAGATTATCAGAGAGAAGCGACGAGAACTTAATGGATAGAGGTTTCTGTTAAGAGTTGGTTTATTATATTTGGTAAATAAATAATTAACATAATAAATATTTAATAAAAATTTTAAAAGTGTGAGAATTATGAAGCCAACAGCATATTTCTGCATGGAATTTGCCATACATCAACCACTAAAGACATATGCAGGAGGTTTAGGATTTTTAGCAGGATCACACTTCAGAGCTGCTAAGAGGTTAAATCAACCATTGGTAGGAGTGTCTATTTTGTGGAGTTATGGTTATTATGATCAATTAAGAGATAAAGAAGGGTATATGAAGGTTGAATATATAAGAAAATATTATGATTTTTTGGAAGATATTAATTTAAAGATACCCATAACAATTAACAATAATACTATATGGGTTAAAGCTTATAAATTAGAAGAGGATGTTTTCAACACATGTCCAGTGTATTTTTTAACAACAGATATTCCAGAAAATGATGATTTTGGAAGATCAATAACCCATAAGCTTTATGAGGCTAATAATATTATTCACATTGCTCAGGAAATGGTTTTGGGAATGGCAGGATATGAAGTTATAAAAGAGTGTGAAAATGTAGAGATATATCATTTAAATGAACCTCATGGATTGCCATTAATATTTAAGCTTATAGAAGAGCATGGTTTAGACTACTGTAAAGAACATGTTGTTTTCACCACTCACACTCCACTTCCAGAAGGTAATGAGACACAGGATATAAACCTATTAAAATCTATGGGATTTTTTGGAAATGTTGATGTTAAATTAGCTGAAAGGTTAGGAGGTAATCCTTTTAATTATACTGTTTGTGCTTTAAGGGCTTGTAAGAGAGCTAATGCTGTATCTAAAAGACATAAGGAAGTTTGTGATGACATGTGGAAACATGTAAAAGATAAGTGTGAGATAATAGCTATAACCAATGCTCAAGATAAATACTATTGGCAAGATCCTATTATTAGAGATGCTGCTAAAAAATATGATATTGACCTTTTAAGAGAAAGAAAAATGGAATTAAAAGAAATCCTTTTTGAAGAAGTAGCAGATCAGACAGGAAAAATATTTAAAAAAGACAGATTAACTGTTGTATGGGCAAGAAGATTTACAGCTTATAAACGACCATATATCCTACTATATGATGAACCAAGATTGATGGAATTATTAAAAAAGAAAAAGATTCAAGTAATTTGGGCTGGAAAACCACATCCAAATGATAATAATATGATAGCTACATTTAATTGGATTGTGTCTAAAACAAGAGGTATGAAAAGAGCTACAATTCTTACAGGATATGAATTAAAGTTAAGTAAGTTATTAAAACAAGGGTCAGATATTTGGCTAAATACTCCTAAGCTAAGACATGAAGCTTCAGGAACATCAGGAATGACAGCATCTATGAATGCTTCAATACATATGAGCACTCTAGATGGATGGCATGTAGAGTGGGCTGCAATGTATCCTGATGATAGCTTTACAATTGGAGATGGTGTGAGAGATGATGATGCATATGTGGCTAACTGTATTTATAACCTATTAGAAGAAGTAGCGGACATCTATGATACTGAAGATTGGTGGTTTAAATGTTGTAACTGTGTTAATCATATAGTTGAATATTTTGATGCAGAAAGGATGGCTAGAGAGTATGCTGAGAAAATGTATAGGTGAAGATAATGGCAGAAATATATGTTGATTGTGAAGATGAAGCAGGGAAGAAAATATATACAAAAGTTATACAAACTGCTTTAGAAGATTTGGTTTTAGGAAAATCTATAGTTAGAGTAGAGTTTATAGCAAGGGAGAAGGAACCATATTTTATTTTAGCAGTATTACCAAAACAAACTAGGAAAAAAATAAAAGTTAGAGATGTTGCTGAAATTGTTGAGGAGAAAAAAGTTGATGGTAAAAAGTTATACAAGCTGAAGATTGTTGATGAAACCTATGCTCCTCATCTATTAAAGAATATTAAAGTTCTTGATCAACCTTCAAGATTTGAAATAATTACTGATGAAGTAGATTTAGATATGGACATTTATGATACAAGCAAAGAGTTTATAGATAAAATTATGGATTTTATGAATAGGGTTTTTCCTGAGGGTATGAGAATAAGAAAAACCTTCATAGATAAAGCCATAGTTTCTATAGCCTCAGAGAGACCATTAAAAGAAGAAGAAATTAAAAAAACATTAGAAGTAAAAGAAAAATTAGAAAGTTATAAAATAATCTAATAAAATTTTTTAGTGGTGACTTAAGGTGATAAAAAAGATTATTGAAAAAATTCATGATCTCTCAAGAGATGTGGGAGATATTAAAATTATGCATGTGTGTGGAAGTCATGAACATACAATTTGTAAATATGGTATAAGAGATGTTCTGCCTAATAACATCTCTCTAATCCCTGGCCCAGGATGTCCAGTATGTGTTACTACACAGAAAGAGATAGACACTGCTATTTATCTCTCTGAAAACTACTCAATAATTACTCTTGGAGATCTATATAGAGTACCGGGTAGTTATAAATCTCTAGCTGAGGCAAAGGCAGAAGGGAAGGATATTAGGATTGTCTATAGTATAGCTGACGCTGTTAGAATTGCTAAGAAAGAAAAAGATAAAAATTTTTTATTTGTTGCTATAGGTTTTGAGACTACTGCTCCAACCACAGCAGCTGAATTAATAAGTTTAAAAAATAGAGATATAAATAATTTCTTTATTTTAAACTGCCATAGGCAAATACCTCCTGTTATGGAATTTTTATTGGAAGATAGTAAAATAGATGCCTTTATTTGTCCAGGTCATGTTTCAACTATTATTGGTTTAAAACCATATTATAAGTTATTAGAAAAATATAAAGTCCCAATGGTTGTAGCAGGATTTGAAGCAATTGATATACTTTTATCTATATTAATGATATTGAGACAAATAGTTAAAAATGATATTAAAGTTGAAAATGAATATAAAAGAGCTGTTAGGAAAGAGGGAAATAGAATAGCTCAAAAAGTTATAAGTAAAGTATTTGAAGATGAAGATAAACCATGGAGAGGCTTTCCAATAATAAAAAATGGAGGATATAAATTAAAGGAGGAGTTTAAAAAATTTGATATATTTGAGGTAGAAGACATACCTGAAATAAAAGAGAGAATACCTAAAGGGTGTATATGTGATAAAATACTTAGAGGAGAAAAGTTACCTACTGACTGTCCATTATTTGGGAAAAAATGTACTCCTTTAAATCCCATAGGCAGTTGTATGGTCTCAGAAGAAGGAACTTGCAGAATATTTTATAAATACAAATTTACTTTCTCTCATCATTCTTCTTAATTATTTGGGAAATATACATATTAAGTCCTCCAACAGCAGCTGCTATAGCTTTATTTTTTTCAAATACCTTTTCAGAAACTGCAGAATATAGATCCCTTAATTCTAATCCATATTTTAATATCTTATCTTTTAATTTTGGCATATTTCTTTCTACATACTTTGTTGATATATTTCCTTTTAAAAAGTTCTCCTCTTCTAAAACAGCCCTATGGAATGGTATATTTGTATCAACACCTACAATAACATATTCTCTTAAGGCCCTTCTCATCCTTACTATAGCCTCTTCTCTACTATTCCCATATGTAATTAACTTAGCTATCAGTGGATCATAGTATGGTGGGATCTCTGCTCCTCCACAAACACCACTATCTAATCTAACTCCTGGGCCTCCTGGAGATCTGTAAAGTTTTATTTTTCCTGGACAGGGAGCAAAGTCATTTAATGGATCTTCAGCATTTATCCTACATTCAATAGCATGACCATTGAACTTTACATCCTCTTGATCCAACCATAGCTCTTCTCCATAAGCTACTCTTATCATTGCTTTAACTAGGTCTATTCCTGTTATCTGTTCTGTTACAGTATGTTCAACCTGTATTCTGGTGTTCATCTCTAAGAAATAGAACTGACCATCTTGATAGAGAAATTCAACAGTTCCTACACTATCATAATTTATAGCTTTTCCTGCTCTAATAGCCGCTTCACCCATTCTTTCTCTTAGTTCCTCAGTCATTATTGGAGATGGAGCTTCTTCTATTAATTTTTGATGCCTTCTTTGGATAGAACATTCTCTATCTCCTAAATGAATAATATTTCCATGTTTATCAGCTAATAATTGAATCTCAATATGTCTTGGATTTTCTAGATACTTTTCAATAAAAACTGTTGGATCTCCAAATGCACTTTTTGCAATATTTCTTGCAGATTCTATAACATCTATTAACTCCTCTTTATTATAAGCAACACTTATCCCCATCCCTCCTCCTCCAGATGAAGCCTTTACAGCCACTGGATAACCAATAGATTCTGCTATCTTTATAGCTTCATCAATATCTTCAACTGCTCCATCACTCCCTGGTAATAGAGGAACCCCTGCTTTTTTCATAATCTTTTTAGCATTTATCTTACTACCCATACTTTTAATAGCTTCTGGATTTGGACCTATGAAAACAAACCCTTCTTCTATAACTCTTTTAGCAAACTCTGCATTTTCAGCTAAAAACCCATATCCTGGATGAATGGCATCAACATCAGCTTTTTTAGCTACTTTTAATATAGCATCCATATTTAAATAACTCTTTATAGCCGGAGCTTCACCAACACAGTATGCTTCATCAGCTAGTGTTGCATGTAATGATTTTTTGTCAGCTTCTGAATAGATAGCAACAGTTTTAATTCCCATCTCCCAACATGCTCTTATTATTCTTATTGCTATTTCCCCCCTATTTGCTATTAAAATCTTTTTAAACATGAATTTTCACCAAAAAATTTATTTTATGATCATAATTACATCTCCAACATTAACTACATCTCCCTCCTCAATGAATATCTTTTCTACTGTCCCATCAACTGGACTTTCAATTGGATGTTCCATTTTCATAGCTTCTATTATAGCTATAACATCACCTTTCTTAACTTTATCTCCTTCTTTAACTTTTATCTTTGTCACCATGCCTCTAAATGGAGATGTTATTGCTCCTTCAATTTCAGCAGTTATAATACTCTTTCTCTTAAGCTCTGTTCCAATCTTAGGTTCTATTTTAACTTCAAACTTCTCTCCATTAACTTCAACAATATACTCTGTTGGAATCTCTAAAATTTTTTCTACATCTTTCTCTTTTGGAATTGGTTCAGCTTTTAACTCTCCTCTTAAGAATTTAACAGCTATTTGTGGGAATAAGGCATAGGTTAATATATCTTCTTCTTTTCTAACTATTCCTTTTTCTTCAGCCTCTTTCTTAACTTTTTCCCATTCAGGTTCTAATAAATCTGCTGGTCTACATGTGATTGGTTTCTCATCTTCTTCTAAGACTCTTTTTAATAACTCTTTATTAATAGGTGCTGGTGGCTTACCATACAAACCCTTTACATAATCAATAACTTCTTTTGTAATTGTCTTATATCTTTCCCCAGTTAAAACATTTAAAACTGCTTGAGTTCCTACTATTTGAGAGGTTGGGGTAACTAATGGAGGATATCCTAGATCTTTTCTAACTCTTGGTATCTCCTCTAAAACTTCTTCCAATTTATCTAAAGCATTTTGCTCTTTTAGTTGTGATATTAGGTTAGATAGCATCCCTCCTGGAACTTGGTATATTAATACCCTAGTATCCACTATTTGAGCATGTGGAGAAATAAGCATTTTGTATTTTTCTCTAACTTTCATAAAGTACTCTCTTATCTCATTCAATAACTTAAGATCTAAACCTGTGTCATACTCTGTTCCTTTAAAAGCCATTACCATTGTTTCAGTTGGTGGATGAGAAGTTCCCATTGCAAATGGGGAGATTGCACAGTCAATAATATCAACTCCTGCTTCAACAGTTTTTAAATATGTCATAGGGGCTAATCCACTTGTACAGTGTGAATGTATATCAATAGGTAATGATACCTCTTCCTTTAATCTTTTAACAAGTTTGTATCCTTCATATGGGGTTAATAACCCAGCCATATCTTTTATTGCTATAACATCACATTCCATTTCTTCCAATTTTTTGGCTAATTCTATATATTGATCAATAGTGTGGACAGGGCTTATAGTATAACAAATAGTTCCTTGAACCTCTGCTCCTAATTTTTTAGCAGTTTTTATTGCTGTTTCCATATTTCTTATATCATTCAATGCATCAAATATTCTAAATATATCAATACCATTTTCATAAGCTTTTGTTACAAACTTCTCAACAATATCATCTGGATAATGTCTATATCCTACTAAATTCTGCCCTCTCAAAAGCATCATTAGTGGGGTTTTTTGTATAACTTTTCTTAAAGCTCTTAATCTCTCCCATGGGTCTTCATTTAAGTATCTAATACATGCATCAAAAGTAGCTCCTCCCCAAACTTCCATAGCATAGAATCCTACTTCATCCATTTTCTCTGCTATTGGAAGCATGTCTTCTGTTCTCATTCTTGTAGCTATCAGTGACTGCTGAGCATCCCTAAAAGTAGTGTCCAGTATTTTAACCATCCTACCACCAATAAAATAGTTAAATATTTAAAAAAATAGTATTATATAACTATCTATATAAAATTAGCCCTTTTCTTTTTTTGGAAAATGTTATATAAAATATTTTCTAATGTGATAAAATAGGTGGTGGTATGGATATAAGTGAAATATTAAAAAAAGAACCAATACATAAAGGAAAGGCAAAAACTGTTTATGAGATAGATGAGGATAAGGTTTTAATAGAATTTAGAGATGATATAACTGCTGGAAATGGAGAAAAGAAAGATGTAATAAAAAATAAAGGTTACTTAAATGCTTTAATTTCAGCTAAATTATTTGAAACATTGGAAAAAAATGGTGTAGCTACCCACTATATTAAATATATAGAGCCAAGATACATAGTGGCTAAGAGAGTTGATATTATCCCAATAGAGATTATTGTTAGGAATATTGCTGCAGGTAGTTTATGTAGAAGATATCCTTTTAAAGAAGGGCAGGTTTTAAATTCACCAATAGTTCAATATGATTATAAAAATGATGAATATAAAGATCCAATGATTAATGAAGATATTGCAGTTGCTTTAGGATTAGCTACAAGAGAAGAGTTAAAAAAGATGAGAGAAATTGCATTAAAAGTAAATGATATTTTAAAAAAATACTTTGATGAAAAAGGAATTATATTAGTTGATTTTAAGATAGAGGTTGGGAGAGATAGGGAAGGTAATTTATTAGTTGCTGATGAAATTAGCCCTGACACAATGAGATTGTGGGATAAAGAGACAAAAGAACCTTTAGACAAAGATGTTTTTAGAAAAGATTTGGGGGATGTTTTAGCAAAGTATAAAAAAGTAGCTGAGAGGATGGGATTGTTATGAAATATAAGGCTACAGTAGTTATAAGATTAAAAAAAGGCTTATTAAATCCTGAAGGTAAGGCTATAAAAAAGGCTTTAAACTTTTTAAATTTTGATGTTGAAGATGTAGATAGTTATAAAATGTTAGATATTATTCTAAATGCTGAAAATGAAGAAGATGCTAAGAAAAAAGTAGAAGAGATGTGTAAAAAACTTTTAGCTAACCCAGTTATCCATAACTACTATATAAAAATAGAATCACTTTCCCAATAAACAGAATCTTTTCAAGTTCAATATTTTTGCTACACCTGCTATGCTTGTTCCATAAAATATAATATCTTTATTATAATTTCTTACCAACTTTAGAATTTCACATATTGTTCCATTAACAGCAGTACTTCCTGTAGCAAGAACTACATCAGAGTTTTTTATTAAATATTCATTCATATCTCCATGATATATAGGAACTCCATATCTTATTCTCCCAACATTATCAAAATTTAAATCAGTAGCTATAACATTTTTAAAAGTTTCAGCTAAACATTTAATCATAGCTGGCTGATATCCTATAATCCCTACTTTTATATCCTCTCCATAATTATCTATAAGATATTCACAGAGCTTTTTTGCACACTCTTCTGGCTCACTATTTTGACAGTGTTCTGTTTTATCTATCAAATTTAAATATCTCATTACAGCATTTAATGTAGCTATTAATGATGGATTATGATTCAATAAAAATATGTCTTTTACACATCCATTAAACTCTCTTATATCAGCTGTAAATGCTTCTCCAATGGCATTTTTAAAATATGCTCTTAACAACACTTCTCTTCTATTTAATAGAGGATAATCTTTAATTCTTGAAGAATCTAACTTAACATTTGCAGGAGTTATTTTAATCTCTTCATCCATTAATTCATTTTCTTCTAAAAGCTTTTTAAGTTCCTTCTTAATAATATCAATTAACTCCTGGTAATCCATAATATCACAATCTTAATTGATTGTATTAAAAATATAAAAATATTTTTGTGTGAAAGCATGAAGGTTAAAGAAGGAAAAATTAGCTTTGAAATCCCTGATAAATTGACAGTAACTAGAAAAGATGAAGTCTTTTATAACCCAAAAATGGAAACTTGTAGAGATATTGCTGTAGCTATAATAGAGGGCTTCTTAAAGCTTTATTGTAATAATAAAATAGCTTACATAGCTGATGCATTAGCTGGGACTGGAGTTAGGGGGTTAAGGTATGCTAAAGAGGTTGATTATAATGTCAAAGTTTATCTAAATGATATAAATCCAAAAGCTTATGAAAAAATAAAAGAAAATGCTAAATTAAATGGTATAGATAATATTGAAATATTTAATGAGGATGCTAATATATTTTTGGCAAAACATTATAGATTTTTCAATGTTGTTGATATAGATCCATTTGGTTCTCCTTCTCCATACATAGATCAAGCAATTAGAAGTTTGATAACAAAAAATGGGTTATTATGTTTAACAGCTACAGATACTGCTGCTCTTTGTGGAAGAGCAAAAAGAGCATGTTTAAGGAAATATTTAGCTTATCCATTACTAGGAAAAGACTGTCATGAGTTTGCTTTAAGAATATTAGTAGGGTATGCTATGAGACTGGCGACAAGATATAACCTACTATTAACTCCAGTTTTTGCTCATGCTACAGATCACTATGTAAGAGTTTATTTAAAAACTGACAGAGGTGCTAAGAGAGCTGATAAGGCATTTGAAATGTTAGGCTATGTTAAAGATATAAATGGAATAAAAATAGTTAAAGCATTTAGTGAAGGTTATGAGAAAGGATATTCAGGACCTCTATACATTGGTAATTTGTATGATGGGAAGTTAGTAGAAAAAGCTATAAATATTGCAAAAAATAAAGGGTTTAAAGAGAGAGTTATAAAAATTTTAATGAGAATTAGAGATGAATCAGAGATCAGTCAAATTGGTTGTTATGATACACATTTAATAGCTAAGATATTGAAAGTCTCAGTACCTCCAATGGAATATATTGTTAATTCTTTAAAGGATCTTGGTTATAAAGCTGCTATAACACACTATAATCCAAAGGGAATAAAAACTAATGCCAATATAAAAACACTTATGGAGGTATTGTTAGAGTATAAAATGAGGGGTTAATATGTATAAATTTTCTAAAGAAGAGATAAGAGATCTTATAGGTTCTGTTATAGTTATATCAATAATTTTTATTTACCCACATATATCAATTACACTATTTTTAATAGCCCTAATAGCTGTTGGTAGTGGTTTTATATTTCATGAGTTAGCCCATAGGTTTGTGGCAAGATATTATGGAGCTTTTAGTATGTTTAAAGCATGGTATGAGGGTTTACTGTTAGCCCTAATATTAAAAATTGTTTTGGGTGTAACGCTCATAGCCCCTGGAGCTGTTTATATATATAAGGATCACCTCACAAATAAAGAAAATGGAGTAATTGCCATATCCGGCCCATTAACAAATATATTATTAGCATTTATTTTTTTGATTATCTCTTTCATTCCCATTCCCTTAATATCCCTCACAGGCACTGTAGGTTTTTATATTAACTTATATTTGGCAGCATTTAACTTACTACCTATCCCTCCATTAGATGGATATAAAGTTGTCACCTGGAATCCAATTATTTGGGCAATTGTTGAAATACCTTTGGTGATATATATACTATTTAGAGGGATATTTTGAAGGTTGAAGAAAGATTAAATAGGATTATTGAAGAAGAAGGAGCAATATATTTTGTATTAGTAGATCCTGAAAATGTAAATTATGAGGGTTTAGAGAAAATAAAAGACTATTCTGATGCCATATTAATAGGAGGGAGTTCAGGAATTTGTGAATTAGACTATGTTGTTAAAGAAGTAAAGAAGATAACTAAATTACCAACTATCCTTTTTCCAGGAAATGTAGATAATATATCCAAATATGCTGATGCTATTTTATATATGAGCTTATTCAACTCTTTAAACCCATATTGGATTATCACTGCTCCAGCCTTAGGAGCTTTAAAGATATTAAAATATAACCTTGAACCTATACCTACAGCATATTTATGTATAGAACCTGCTAAAAAAACCAGTGTAGGTTTTGTTGGAGATATAAAGGAAATTCCACAAAATAAACCTAAAATAACTGCTATGTATTGCCTATCAGCTAAGTTTTTTGGATTTAGATGGGCTTATTTAGAGGCTGGTAGTGGAGCTGAGTATCCAATAAATAATGA from Methanocaldococcus villosus KIN24-T80 includes these protein-coding regions:
- a CDS encoding site-2 protease family protein, coding for MYKFSKEEIRDLIGSVIVISIIFIYPHISITLFLIALIAVGSGFIFHELAHRFVARYYGAFSMFKAWYEGLLLALILKIVLGVTLIAPGAVYIYKDHLTNKENGVIAISGPLTNILLAFIFLIISFIPIPLISLTGTVGFYINLYLAAFNLLPIPPLDGYKVVTWNPIIWAIVEIPLVIYILFRGIF
- a CDS encoding geranylgeranylglyceryl/heptaprenylglyceryl phosphate synthase, whose product is MKVEERLNRIIEEEGAIYFVLVDPENVNYEGLEKIKDYSDAILIGGSSGICELDYVVKEVKKITKLPTILFPGNVDNISKYADAILYMSLFNSLNPYWIITAPALGALKILKYNLEPIPTAYLCIEPAKKTSVGFVGDIKEIPQNKPKITAMYCLSAKFFGFRWAYLEAGSGAEYPINNETIKMAKKVSGINIIVGGGIKKPEIAYEKVLAGADGIVTGTLVEKDPKMIEKVYDAIKKAGREKKWI
- a CDS encoding tRNA (guanine(10)-N(2))-dimethyltransferase translates to MKVKEGKISFEIPDKLTVTRKDEVFYNPKMETCRDIAVAIIEGFLKLYCNNKIAYIADALAGTGVRGLRYAKEVDYNVKVYLNDINPKAYEKIKENAKLNGIDNIEIFNEDANIFLAKHYRFFNVVDIDPFGSPSPYIDQAIRSLITKNGLLCLTATDTAALCGRAKRACLRKYLAYPLLGKDCHEFALRILVGYAMRLATRYNLLLTPVFAHATDHYVRVYLKTDRGAKRADKAFEMLGYVKDINGIKIVKAFSEGYEKGYSGPLYIGNLYDGKLVEKAINIAKNKGFKERVIKILMRIRDESEISQIGCYDTHLIAKILKVSVPPMEYIVNSLKDLGYKAAITHYNPKGIKTNANIKTLMEVLLEYKMRG